From the Parcubacteria group bacterium genome, the window TCGTTTATGATGATACCAAAACGGTGTTTTTTGCAGGTTACTTTTATAGTATTATCATATCACGCAAAAGATAACAAAAAGCGAACACCGGGATTAACTAAATGTTAACTCACCAAATATGCTACAATACCCCCATGGATACGTCAGACAAAAAATACCTCATTTCTGTTGCTCCGCTTACACGCATTGCCCTTTCACGCGATCAGTCGTTCTTTTATATGTGGCATGAGATGTTATCCACTGGAACGCTTGTGTCAATTTCAATAGGTCGGCGCACGATCGAAGGTATTGTGACAGATAGCGCACCGGATTTCCCGCGCGAAAGTCAATTTCAGATCAAACGAGTCACGAAGATCATTGAGAAGGATTTTCTCACGAAAGAACAACTGGAGTTGGCACAGTATATTTCAGAATACTATTATGCCCCTCTCGGACTCGTACTCAAACACTTTGTCCCCCAACGCACGATGATGCGTGGCACACCAGTCACTCTTCGTATTAAAAAACACACGATCGAAACAAATGTGGCGCAAGAAGATATCATTGCACAATTATTCACTACGCATAAGACATCTAGATCCTTTTTTCTCCACGCCCCAGTTGTCCATGACAAGATGACGATCCTTCTCGGATTGCTTCAAAAGATCCACGCCGAGAGTACATCTCAAACTTTATACATTCTCCCGGAACTGATGCAGACACCCTATATTTCAGAATTCTTTCATCAATTTTTTCCTGCAGATGAGGTCGCGATCCTCCACAGCAAAATTCCACGCGGACAATATTATCACAAGTGGCGAGCGATCCGTACAGGCAAAGTACGCGTCATCATTGGCACACGCAGTGCGCTTTTCGCACCGTTTACCAAACTGGCGACAGTGATCATCGACGAAGCACATGATCCGTCGCACAAACAATGGGACCATTATCCCCTTTATGACGCACGCACGGTGTCCTATACGCTTGCCACATTACATAATGCCACGCACATCCTCACATCCGCTGCCCCGCGTGCGGTGGATTATGTGCACAAACTCACCAAAGACGCGTCCCTCACATTTGTCCAATCCCCCGCGCACGCCCATGCAAAAATTGAGATCGTTGATATGAAAAAGGAACGCTGGGACAAAAACCGCTCACCTCTTTCACGCACGCTGACATATCAGATCAAGACTGCTTTGCAAAAAAACAAACAAGTTTTACTTTTTGTCAATCGTCAAGGGGAAAGTGCTTTTTCGCTCTGTACCAAATGTCGCACGGTTGTGTTGTGTCCCACATGCGATCGCGCACTCATTCATCACTCATCCAAAAAGTACATGTGTATTCATTGCTCTTTCACCATGCCATCCAGCGCAAAATGCACTGCGTGTAAAGCACCTGTTGAACATATCGGCATCGGCACACAGCGCATCGCCAAAGAATTACACAAAGCCCTCCCCAAAGCGCGCATCGCAGTAGTGGATTCCTCGACAATGAAAAAGACAGGTGCGCATAAAAAGATCTACGATGATTTCCGTGACAAGAAGATCGATGTCGTGATCGGTACACAGATGATCACAAAAGGCTGGCACGGCGACAATGTGACACTGGTCGGTATCATTGATATGGACGACCTCCTGAGCCTTCCATCATACGATGGCAACGAAAAAGCGTTTTCCTATATCATGCAACTCACCGCACGCACACATCACGGCACCGTACTTGTGCAAACATTTCAACCGGAGAATCCTGCCCTGCGCTATGCAGGCACATATGACTTTGACGGGTTTTATCGTGAAGAGTTGGATCTGCGCAAAGTACTTTCCTATCCGCCATATACACAACTCATCAAACTGACGTGCAAAGGAGATACAAAAGAAAAAGTGCATGCACTTGTCAAAGAAAAATATGCCACACTCTGTGATGTGTGCAAAAGTGATCCAAAAATTCGCGTCTCAGAACCGCATGATCCCCTCGTGAATAAAGTACGCACAAAATACTATCGCCAAATCGTTGTACGTTGTGCACACAAAAAGATTCCGCAAGCATTACACTATATATTACGCGACTGTGACCTCGCATGGTCGATTGATATGGATCCGATTTCTATCGTATAAAAAGATTCCGGATCACGTCCGGAATGACAAATAAAAAGAATAATATCAAATCAACCCCTTCTCTCACCATAGCGGGGAGAAAGCGACCAGTCAAAGATCTTATTTCCCTGCCAGTTGTCCGCATGCGCCACTGATATCATCGCCGACACTCTTGCGGATCGTGCACGGGATATGCGCTTTTTGCATGATCGATTGAAATTTTTTGACCGTTTCTCGTTCTGACGGTGAGAAGTTTTCTCCGATCGCGTTGTAACGGATCAGATTGATATGAAGAAGTTGCATATGTCCGATCGATGCAACGTATTGCGCAAGCAAGCGTGCATCTTCCGGCGTATCATTGATCCCTTTTAACATAATATATTCGATGAAAATTTTGCGTTTGTTTTTGGATAGATAATATTGCAATGCGTGACGCAATTGTGAGAGATCGTATCCATTGTTCACCGGCATGTATTTTGTACGTTTTGCATCAGATACGAAATGCAAGGAAATCGCCAGATTGATCTGTGGACACGTATCTGCAAAATCCATGATCCCCGACACAATGCCCGATGTGGAGATAGAGAGCCCGCGATTGGCAAATCCAAAGAGGTCCTTATCCGTCAATATGTCAATGCTCTCTTTGACATTCTTCCAATTCATAAACGGTTCTCCCATGCCCATGTAGACGATATTGGCAAATGTGTCGATGATATTATGTTGCTTCAGATATTGACGCCACAAAAGCACCTGACTTGTGATCTCATCCGTTGTAAGATTGCGTACCAAACCCAATTTTCCCGTTGCACAAAAAGCGCACCCCATCGCACAGCCAACTTGCGATGAAATGCACGCTGACCACATTTGTGGTTTGGGAGAAATCAAAACGGTCTCGATCATGTGCTTACCCTCTGTCAGTTGTAACAGCGCTTTGATCGCGCGACCGTCTTGCGAGGCGTGTATTTTGACCACAGTAAACGGCAAAATCGGCACATTGCGTAATAATTCTTCTTGCAATGCTCGTGGAATTGTCGTGATCTCCGCGTATGTTGCACAACCGTCTTGCACAATGCCCTTGATGATCTGCTTGCGGCGAAAATCCGGATGCTTATGTTCTGAGAGATATGTCGATAACTGTGTGATATTCATATAATGTCTTATTTTTACGTGGCTACTTAGTAACTGTCTAATATCTCATGTCGAGTTGAAATGCCAAAATTTCGAGCGAAAAAAACGGAAGTTGAGGGAGAGCTATCGGGTGATAACCCGACGAAACTTACGTTTTTTGTAGCCGAAATTTTGGCATTTCAGCCGACAAGCCATTTTTTGGTGTTGAGATGTTAGGCAGTTACTTAGCATCACATACTACCGTTTGACCGGTATTTTTCATGCAAACAGTATGCTCACGAAAAGTCAGTGTATCATGTTCTTTGTCAAAAGTCACGCCTACCATGAGACCTTTTTGTGTCTCTGGACGGAAATATTGATCAAACACAAAATTGCCCAATGAATAATAGATCTGCTTGCCGTTATATTCCTCTGCATCTTGTACGACGTGCGGATGCGATCCGATGATCACATCACTACCGGCGTCGATCAGCGCATGTGCAAGTTCTCTTTCCACACTACGCGATTGTGTTGCATATTCTACACCCCAATGTGTATAGACCACCACAAAATCACTTTCATTTTTTACAGCGGCCAGGTCGGCAAATACATGTTCGCGCGCATCCGGTACAAATGCGTTATAATTCACCACGCCGATCGCCATACCGCCAATATGGAGAACATCAAACCGTTTTTCTTCCGGCGATCCCGTATCACCGACATACGTGATACCTTTTTCTTCCAAGAATTTTTTGGTACTCCGGATCCCCTCGTTACCAAAATTGTTCATGTGATTGTTGCCGAGGTTGACTGCACACACATGTGTATTTTTGAGTACATCGACTACCTGCGGATCAAATGTAAATTGATAATTTTGTGCGGAGCCAAATGCCGATCCTTCCGACACCGATGCATTTTCTGTCACCGGTCCTTCGAGATTGGCAAACACACAATCACTGCCGCGCATTACATCTTTTGTCCCTGCCAAAATATTCTCATAACCATTTTGACGCGCTTTCTGCCGGATGTGGCGATCAAAATTCATATCACCTGCAAAGAGAATTGTGACGGGACGCACTTCTTGAGTCGCATTGTTTTCATCTTCTTTTGATGCTCCAAGATCATCAGAAGTGGCATGCTCTACAACGCCTGTAGTTTGTATTTGCGATAACTGTTCCGGATGATGATACAAAATAACAAAGCCCCACACCATACTACCCGTGGCAACCATAAGTAAAAAAAGAGTCGTTAATGTATTTTTCATATGCAATAAATTCAACCAATTTCATTATACAACACAAAGTCATATTTTTATTGTATAATGAAGAAATGGA encodes:
- the priA gene encoding primosomal protein N', which translates into the protein MDTSDKKYLISVAPLTRIALSRDQSFFYMWHEMLSTGTLVSISIGRRTIEGIVTDSAPDFPRESQFQIKRVTKIIEKDFLTKEQLELAQYISEYYYAPLGLVLKHFVPQRTMMRGTPVTLRIKKHTIETNVAQEDIIAQLFTTHKTSRSFFLHAPVVHDKMTILLGLLQKIHAESTSQTLYILPELMQTPYISEFFHQFFPADEVAILHSKIPRGQYYHKWRAIRTGKVRVIIGTRSALFAPFTKLATVIIDEAHDPSHKQWDHYPLYDARTVSYTLATLHNATHILTSAAPRAVDYVHKLTKDASLTFVQSPAHAHAKIEIVDMKKERWDKNRSPLSRTLTYQIKTALQKNKQVLLFVNRQGESAFSLCTKCRTVVLCPTCDRALIHHSSKKYMCIHCSFTMPSSAKCTACKAPVEHIGIGTQRIAKELHKALPKARIAVVDSSTMKKTGAHKKIYDDFRDKKIDVVIGTQMITKGWHGDNVTLVGIIDMDDLLSLPSYDGNEKAFSYIMQLTARTHHGTVLVQTFQPENPALRYAGTYDFDGFYREELDLRKVLSYPPYTQLIKLTCKGDTKEKVHALVKEKYATLCDVCKSDPKIRVSEPHDPLVNKVRTKYYRQIVVRCAHKKIPQALHYILRDCDLAWSIDMDPISIV
- the rlmN gene encoding 23S rRNA (adenine(2503)-C(2))-methyltransferase RlmN; amino-acid sequence: MNITQLSTYLSEHKHPDFRRKQIIKGIVQDGCATYAEITTIPRALQEELLRNVPILPFTVVKIHASQDGRAIKALLQLTEGKHMIETVLISPKPQMWSACISSQVGCAMGCAFCATGKLGLVRNLTTDEITSQVLLWRQYLKQHNIIDTFANIVYMGMGEPFMNWKNVKESIDILTDKDLFGFANRGLSISTSGIVSGIMDFADTCPQINLAISLHFVSDAKRTKYMPVNNGYDLSQLRHALQYYLSKNKRKIFIEYIMLKGINDTPEDARLLAQYVASIGHMQLLHINLIRYNAIGENFSPSERETVKKFQSIMQKAHIPCTIRKSVGDDISGACGQLAGK
- a CDS encoding CapA family protein gives rise to the protein MKNTLTTLFLLMVATGSMVWGFVILYHHPEQLSQIQTTGVVEHATSDDLGASKEDENNATQEVRPVTILFAGDMNFDRHIRQKARQNGYENILAGTKDVMRGSDCVFANLEGPVTENASVSEGSAFGSAQNYQFTFDPQVVDVLKNTHVCAVNLGNNHMNNFGNEGIRSTKKFLEEKGITYVGDTGSPEEKRFDVLHIGGMAIGVVNYNAFVPDAREHVFADLAAVKNESDFVVVYTHWGVEYATQSRSVERELAHALIDAGSDVIIGSHPHVVQDAEEYNGKQIYYSLGNFVFDQYFRPETQKGLMVGVTFDKEHDTLTFREHTVCMKNTGQTVVCDAK